One genomic window of Daphnia pulex isolate KAP4 chromosome 12, ASM2113471v1 includes the following:
- the LOC124209088 gene encoding transmembrane protein 19-like isoform X2, whose product MNKLEHTKLVPGTIFLKPVIIGLVIIPISLALWIFGNIRSNYLSADDVSDTSPLRWFSATLVPAIISYRGLQKQSLNLSGAILGYCVGFILTITSYAFLASLMMFFISSSWATKFRSENKKSLEEDFKKGGQRNWIQVVCNGGVAAYLGVIYFIESGSGEHPIDFRHHYRQSWLSIAILSTISCANGDTWASEFGTVMTDATPRLVTTWKPVPRGVLMSALGGLAVGVAYYIALLFRLDGDILEVNISQWPLIFTGLFGGLIGSLIDSFLGATCQFSGIDEKTGVLVEHPRQGVKKICGSPWLDNHSVNLLSSFLAALFVTWGSIFFWPN is encoded by the exons atgaacaaattggAGCATACAAAATTGGTGCCGGGTACAATTTTTCTTAAGCCAGTTATTATTGGTCTGGTTATTATTCCAATTTCACTGGCGCTTTGGATATTTGGTAACATACGCTCAAACTATCTTAGTGCAGATG ATGTTTCTGATACTTCTCCTTTAAGATGGTTCAGCGCAACTTTAGTTCCTGCCATCATTTCATATAGGGGTCTCCAGAAGCAAAGCCTTAATTTGAGTGGAGCTATCCTAG GATATTGTGTTGGTTTTATTCTAACCATTACCAGCTATGCCTTTTTAGCCAGCCTGatgatgtttttcatttcttcttcatggGCAACCAAATTCagaagtgaaaataaaaaatcattagaAGAAGATTTCAAAAAGG GTGGCCAAAGAAATTGGATTCAGGTCGTTTGCAATGGAGGAGTTGCTGCTTACCTCGGTGTTATCTATTTTATCGAATCTGGATCTGGAGAACATCCGATTGATTTTCGTCATCATTACCGGCAGTCATGGCTTTCAATTGCCATTCTTA GTACAATATCTTGCGCAAACGGGGACACTTGGGCATCTGAATTCGGAACAGTGATGACTGACGCTACACCACGATTAGTGACAACTTGGAAACCCGTACCTCGTG GTGTTTTAATGAGTGCTCTTGGTGGGCTTGCAGTTGGTGTAGCCTATTACattgctcttctttttcgcttgGATGGCGACATTCTAGAAGTTAACATCAGCCAATGGCCCCTTATCTTTACGGGATTGTTTGGTGGACTGATTGGAAGTCTGATTGACTCCTTTCTTGGAGCTACTTGTCAGTTCTCTG GTATTGACGAAAAAACTGGAGTCTTAGTAGAACATCCGCGTCAAggcgtaaaaaaaatttgcggATCTCCCTGGCTAGATAACCATAGTGTCAACTTACTCTCGTCCTTTCTAGCCGCACTTTTTGTTACGTGGGGatccatctttttttggccaaattaG
- the LOC124209645 gene encoding nuclear fragile X mental retardation-interacting protein 1-like isoform X2: MALPNPFAFGAVPKPSFTHLSSPKNQSLNPGPGLPQAPQPQYSSVSVTRTQLNDTKHTNFGFQKNGFQSSQYQSFSCDRCDRSFRSQELLDSHIAEHIPCGINGCPFVAHPKIVEKHIQMQHETGLADQIMRLNTPEEIQKWREERKNRFPSTANVARRQAEQKEKLERGEVLYEPKKRFAKGRNERGQGEKGKGWDARRNQNKKNKRQETDETRCDTQQVISEFSQKLLLANETKSFNTTKTHEATMVQVKKELSDGELDSDNEGEKAKAAAIPGSNALAHLMTYASDSEEEGADAKKPKLVSEESEKNVKNVEKEKAEHLTKPSKQAKRRKKAKAQKNIPDVPAIKELIRPKRLTLLQKLLQGEILHERNVILQCVHYIVQQNFFGFDEGNMPRTITVAAEVKDTSSSQTNNPLVKIEL; encoded by the exons ATGGCTTTACCCAATCCATTTGCTTTTGGAGCAGTTCCCAAACCGAGTTTTACTCACCTTTCTTCACCAAAGAATCAATCTTTAAATCCTGGGCCTGGATTACCACAAGCACCTCAACCTCAATATAGCAGTGTCAGCGTGACAAGAACGCAACTTAACGATACGAAACACACCAATTTTGGTTTCCAAAAGAACGGTTTTCAAAGCTCACAATATCAATCATTCTCATGTGATCGATGTGACCGCTCATTTAGATCTCAAGAACTTTTGGATTCTCATATAGCTGAACACATTCCTTGTGGAATAAATGGCTGTCCGTTTGTAGCCCATCCTAAAATCGTGGAGAAGCACATTCAAATGCAGCATGAAACAGGCCTTGCTGATCAAATTATGAGACTCAACACGCCAGAAGAGATACAAAAGTggagggaggaaagaaagaa tCGATTTCCCTCAACTGCTAATGTTGCACGACGACAGGCtgaacagaaagaaaagttagAAAGAGGAGAAGTCCTTTATGAacctaaaaaaagatttg CCAAGGGTAGAAATGAAAGAGGGCAAGGtgagaaaggaaaaggatGGGATgcaagaagaaatcaaaacaagaaaaacaagagacAAGAAACAGATGAAACTAGATGTGATACTCAGCAAGTTATATCAGAATTTTCACAAAAGCTTCTTCTagcaaatgaaacaaagtCATTCAACACCACAAAAACTCACGAAGCAACAATGG tacaagtaaaaaaggaacttAGTGATGGCGAATTAGATTCGGATAACGAAGGAGAAAAGGCGAAAGCCGCGGCAATTCCTGGTAGCAATGCCCTAGCTCATTTGATGACCTATGCTTCCGattctgaagaagaaggagcag ATGCTAAGAAACCAAAATTGGTTTCagaagaaagtgaaaagaatgtaaaaaatgttgaaaaagaaaaggcagaaCATTTAACTAAACCATCTAAACAAGCCAAACGTCGAAAGAAGGCGAaagcacaaaaaaacataccaGATGTTCCTGCGATTAAAGAACTCATTCGTCCTAAAAGACTGACACTTTTGCAAAAG CTATTGCAAGGGGAAATTTTACATGAACGTAACGTTATCCTCCAATGCGTGCATTACATTGTCCAACAGAATTTCTTCGGCTTTGATGAAGGAAACATGCCACGTACAATAACAGTTGCGGCGGAAGTGAAAGACACATCTTCCTCTCAAACAAATAATCCGTTAGTTAAAATTGAGTTGTAA
- the LOC124209088 gene encoding transmembrane protein 19-like isoform X1, with product MNKLEHTKLVPGTIFLKPVIIGLVIIPISLALWIFGNIRSNYLSADDVSDTSPLRWFSATLVPAIISYRGLQKQSLNLSGAILGYCVGFILTITSYAFLASLMMFFISSSWATKFRSENKKSLEEDFKKGGQRNWIQVVCNGGVAAYLGVIYFIESGSGEHPIDFRHHYRQSWLSIAILSTISCANGDTWASEFGTVMTDATPRLVTTWKPVPRGTNGGITFIGVLMSALGGLAVGVAYYIALLFRLDGDILEVNISQWPLIFTGLFGGLIGSLIDSFLGATCQFSGIDEKTGVLVEHPRQGVKKICGSPWLDNHSVNLLSSFLAALFVTWGSIFFWPN from the exons atgaacaaattggAGCATACAAAATTGGTGCCGGGTACAATTTTTCTTAAGCCAGTTATTATTGGTCTGGTTATTATTCCAATTTCACTGGCGCTTTGGATATTTGGTAACATACGCTCAAACTATCTTAGTGCAGATG ATGTTTCTGATACTTCTCCTTTAAGATGGTTCAGCGCAACTTTAGTTCCTGCCATCATTTCATATAGGGGTCTCCAGAAGCAAAGCCTTAATTTGAGTGGAGCTATCCTAG GATATTGTGTTGGTTTTATTCTAACCATTACCAGCTATGCCTTTTTAGCCAGCCTGatgatgtttttcatttcttcttcatggGCAACCAAATTCagaagtgaaaataaaaaatcattagaAGAAGATTTCAAAAAGG GTGGCCAAAGAAATTGGATTCAGGTCGTTTGCAATGGAGGAGTTGCTGCTTACCTCGGTGTTATCTATTTTATCGAATCTGGATCTGGAGAACATCCGATTGATTTTCGTCATCATTACCGGCAGTCATGGCTTTCAATTGCCATTCTTA GTACAATATCTTGCGCAAACGGGGACACTTGGGCATCTGAATTCGGAACAGTGATGACTGACGCTACACCACGATTAGTGACAACTTGGAAACCCGTACCTCGTG ggaccAACGGCGGTATCACCTTCATAGGTGTTTTAATGAGTGCTCTTGGTGGGCTTGCAGTTGGTGTAGCCTATTACattgctcttctttttcgcttgGATGGCGACATTCTAGAAGTTAACATCAGCCAATGGCCCCTTATCTTTACGGGATTGTTTGGTGGACTGATTGGAAGTCTGATTGACTCCTTTCTTGGAGCTACTTGTCAGTTCTCTG GTATTGACGAAAAAACTGGAGTCTTAGTAGAACATCCGCGTCAAggcgtaaaaaaaatttgcggATCTCCCTGGCTAGATAACCATAGTGTCAACTTACTCTCGTCCTTTCTAGCCGCACTTTTTGTTACGTGGGGatccatctttttttggccaaattaG
- the LOC124209640 gene encoding 6-phosphofructo-2-kinase/fructose-2,6-bisphosphatase 1-like isoform X2, with protein sequence MNYSVPLATGHSSSLLDLSTNPDDWILLDGSKVSFMRLSNLSSNSKKDLCRKLGGANGQQDVYVLGVSYSDAQSLSGCRDYPKANCHTLPRCRSYRLRKTQLMAEPFDTLSSITSRANNESRTLYFSRHGESEYNVLGKVGGDADLSPRGYQYADSLAEYVNGTLGNTPGFKLWTSCLKRTIQTAKNIEAPREHLDALNELDTGVCDGLTYEEIAERYPIEFAARDDDKFHYRYPEGESYFDLLLRVKPVLDRLKVENNVLVIAHQAVLRCLLAALLKKDEKELPYIHTPLHTVMRLSFKPADGGCHLDLIPLSIECVETHRAKPENCSLTRTAEEACVTVPAHF encoded by the exons ATGAATTATTCTGTTCCGTTAGCTACTGGTCACTCGTCATCGCTGTTGGATCTGTCTACTAATCCAGATGATTGGATTCTACTTGACGGCAGTAAAGTGtcg TTTATGAGACTTTCTAACCTGTCTTCCAATTCGAAGAAGGATCTATGCCGAAAGTTAGGGGGTGCCAATGGCCAGCAGGATGTTTATGTGCTGGGTGTTTCCTACAGTGACGCACAATCTCTTTCTGGTTGTCGAGATTATCCTAAGGCCAATTGCCACACTTTGCCTCGCTGCCGAAGTTACCGATTGCGAAAAACTCAATTGATGGCCGAGCCGTTCGACACGCTTTCATCAATAACTAGTCGGGCCAATAATGAAAGCCGCACACTTTACTTCAGTCGG CATGGCGAGAGCGAGTACAACGTTCTCGGAAAAGTTGGAGGCGACGCGGACCTTTCCCCGCGGGGCTATCAGTACGCGGATAGTTTAGCCGAGTACGTCAACGGTACTTTGGGTAACACTCCGGGATTCAAACTATGGACTTCTTGTTTGAAACGCACCATTCAAACGGCTAAAAACATTGAAGCTCCTCGAGAACATCTGGATGCGCTTAATGAACTCGATACTGGCGTTTGTGACGGACTCACTTACGAAGAGATTGCTGAACGCTATCCAATCGAGTTTGCTGCTCGCGACGACGACAAATTTCATTATCGTTATCCAGAAGGCGAATCTTATTTTGATCTGCTCCTTCGCGTCAAGCCTGTCCTGGACCGGCTGAAGGTCGAAAACAATGTTCTGGTGATCGCACACCAAGCAGTTCTGCGCTGCCTTTTGGCAGCCTTGctcaaaaaagatgaaaaagaactgCCCTACATCCATACACCACTCCATACAGTGATGCGACTGTCGTTTAAACCTGCCGATGGCGGTTGCCATCTGGACCTTATCCCGCTGAGCATCGAATGTGTCGAAACGCACAGAGCCAAACCCGAG AATTGCAGTCTCACACGAACGGCTGAGGAGGCCTGTGTTACAGTTCCTGCCCATTTCTAA
- the LOC124209087 gene encoding GTP-binding protein 10-like isoform X2 — protein MTLKKVLHKVPTRLIKAAEGENSHAHRLCGENGADFILPVPTGVTVISQTGVKLGELNKTDEQVVVAKGGIGGQPATQFNGLKGDDLKITLDLKLIADIGLVGFPNAGKSSLLKAISKANPRVAAYPFTTLRPQLGVIMYDDLRQITMADLPGLIEGAHLNRGLGHRFLKHIERTKLLVFMIDINGFQLSHEYPHRKPFETIALLNRELELYGKDILSKPTLLVINKMDTEGAQKKWEKLKDLLSNYKENLHLLPKVMQPEQPIAFDEILNMSVQEDPTSVQQLALKLRHHLDVNADYEISQLPVQQLEDDIQVAKQRKKLQNALTEHSSSSLI, from the exons ATGACACTTAAAAAAGTCCTTCATAAAGTTCCTACGAGATTAATTAAGGCAGCTGAAGGAGAAAACAGTCATGCACACAGATTGTGTGGTGAAAACGGAGCAGATTTCATATTACCAGTTCCTACTGGTGTAACAGTGATTTCCCAAACTGGAGTTAAATTAG GTGAACTAAACAAAACAGATGAGCAAGTTGTGGTTGCTAAAGGAGGAATTGGAGGACAACCAGCTACTCAGTTCAATGGCCTTAAGGGAGACGACCTTAAAATTACCCTTGACTTAAAGTTGATAGCTGATATTGGTCTTGTAGGTTTTCCAAATGCAGGAAAATCATCTTTATTAAAAGCCATATCCAAAGCCAATCCTCGAGTGGCAGCCTATCCTT ttaccACTTTGAGACCTCAATTGGGTGTTATTATGTATGATGATCTCAGACAAATAACAATGGCTGATTTACCTGGGCTCATCGAAGGAGCTCATCTGAATCGTGGGCTGGGTCATCGATTCCTTAAACACATCGAGCGAACGAAACTCTTAGTCTTTATGATAGATATCAATGGTTTCCAACTAAGCCATGAATATCCACACCGAAAACCTTTTGAAACTATTGCTCTTCTCAACAGAGAACTAGAACTCTACGGTAAAGATATTCTTTCAAAACCTACATTGCTCGTCATCAACAAAATGGATACTGAAGGAGCGCagaaaaagtgggaaaaattgaaagatctACTGTCCAACTACAAAG AAAATCTCCATTTACTACCGAAAGTAATGCAACCTGAACAACCGATTGCATTTGATGAAATCTTGAATATGTCGGTTCAGGAAGATCCCACATCTGTTCAACAACTTGCTCTTAAACTTCGGCACCATTTAGATGTCAATGCAGATTATGAAATAAGCCAGTTACCAGTCCAGCAGCTTGAAGATGATATCCAAGTCGcaaagcaaaggaaaaaactGCAAAATGCGTTAACTGAACATAGTTCATCGAGTTTAATATGA
- the LOC124209087 gene encoding GTP-binding protein 10-like isoform X1 gives MVFCTVLRFCKVRGKSTGKFIDSLKLTIRGGPGGNGHPKYGGIGGKGGNVIFVADEEMTLKKVLHKVPTRLIKAAEGENSHAHRLCGENGADFILPVPTGVTVISQTGVKLGELNKTDEQVVVAKGGIGGQPATQFNGLKGDDLKITLDLKLIADIGLVGFPNAGKSSLLKAISKANPRVAAYPFTTLRPQLGVIMYDDLRQITMADLPGLIEGAHLNRGLGHRFLKHIERTKLLVFMIDINGFQLSHEYPHRKPFETIALLNRELELYGKDILSKPTLLVINKMDTEGAQKKWEKLKDLLSNYKENLHLLPKVMQPEQPIAFDEILNMSVQEDPTSVQQLALKLRHHLDVNADYEISQLPVQQLEDDIQVAKQRKKLQNALTEHSSSSLI, from the exons ATGGTGTTTTGCACAGTCTTACGATTCTGTAAA GTAAGGGGAAAGAGTACCGGGAAATTTATTGACTCTTTAAAACTGACTATACGTGGTGGTCCCGGTGGTAATGGCCATCCAAAATATG GTGGTATTGGTGGAAAAGGAGGGAATGTAatttttgttgctgatgaAG AAATGACACTTAAAAAAGTCCTTCATAAAGTTCCTACGAGATTAATTAAGGCAGCTGAAGGAGAAAACAGTCATGCACACAGATTGTGTGGTGAAAACGGAGCAGATTTCATATTACCAGTTCCTACTGGTGTAACAGTGATTTCCCAAACTGGAGTTAAATTAG GTGAACTAAACAAAACAGATGAGCAAGTTGTGGTTGCTAAAGGAGGAATTGGAGGACAACCAGCTACTCAGTTCAATGGCCTTAAGGGAGACGACCTTAAAATTACCCTTGACTTAAAGTTGATAGCTGATATTGGTCTTGTAGGTTTTCCAAATGCAGGAAAATCATCTTTATTAAAAGCCATATCCAAAGCCAATCCTCGAGTGGCAGCCTATCCTT ttaccACTTTGAGACCTCAATTGGGTGTTATTATGTATGATGATCTCAGACAAATAACAATGGCTGATTTACCTGGGCTCATCGAAGGAGCTCATCTGAATCGTGGGCTGGGTCATCGATTCCTTAAACACATCGAGCGAACGAAACTCTTAGTCTTTATGATAGATATCAATGGTTTCCAACTAAGCCATGAATATCCACACCGAAAACCTTTTGAAACTATTGCTCTTCTCAACAGAGAACTAGAACTCTACGGTAAAGATATTCTTTCAAAACCTACATTGCTCGTCATCAACAAAATGGATACTGAAGGAGCGCagaaaaagtgggaaaaattgaaagatctACTGTCCAACTACAAAG AAAATCTCCATTTACTACCGAAAGTAATGCAACCTGAACAACCGATTGCATTTGATGAAATCTTGAATATGTCGGTTCAGGAAGATCCCACATCTGTTCAACAACTTGCTCTTAAACTTCGGCACCATTTAGATGTCAATGCAGATTATGAAATAAGCCAGTTACCAGTCCAGCAGCTTGAAGATGATATCCAAGTCGcaaagcaaaggaaaaaactGCAAAATGCGTTAACTGAACATAGTTCATCGAGTTTAATATGA
- the LOC124209640 gene encoding 6-phosphofructo-2-kinase/fructose-2,6-bisphosphatase 1-like isoform X1, with protein MLVVLTERLAPILEWLKSVAGYSVVESNWKALNVSNTQRNKDPSLIDCNPRMNYSVPLATGHSSSLLDLSTNPDDWILLDGSKVSFMRLSNLSSNSKKDLCRKLGGANGQQDVYVLGVSYSDAQSLSGCRDYPKANCHTLPRCRSYRLRKTQLMAEPFDTLSSITSRANNESRTLYFSRHGESEYNVLGKVGGDADLSPRGYQYADSLAEYVNGTLGNTPGFKLWTSCLKRTIQTAKNIEAPREHLDALNELDTGVCDGLTYEEIAERYPIEFAARDDDKFHYRYPEGESYFDLLLRVKPVLDRLKVENNVLVIAHQAVLRCLLAALLKKDEKELPYIHTPLHTVMRLSFKPADGGCHLDLIPLSIECVETHRAKPENCSLTRTAEEACVTVPAHF; from the exons ATGCTTGTCGTTTTGACGGAAAGGCTTGCCCCAATCTTGGAATGGCTCAAAAGCGTCGCTGGATATA gCGTGGTTGAATCGAACTGGAAGGCATTAAACGTTTCTAATACACAAAGGAATAAGGATCCATCCCTTATCGACTGCAATCCCCGGATGAATTATTCTGTTCCGTTAGCTACTGGTCACTCGTCATCGCTGTTGGATCTGTCTACTAATCCAGATGATTGGATTCTACTTGACGGCAGTAAAGTGtcg TTTATGAGACTTTCTAACCTGTCTTCCAATTCGAAGAAGGATCTATGCCGAAAGTTAGGGGGTGCCAATGGCCAGCAGGATGTTTATGTGCTGGGTGTTTCCTACAGTGACGCACAATCTCTTTCTGGTTGTCGAGATTATCCTAAGGCCAATTGCCACACTTTGCCTCGCTGCCGAAGTTACCGATTGCGAAAAACTCAATTGATGGCCGAGCCGTTCGACACGCTTTCATCAATAACTAGTCGGGCCAATAATGAAAGCCGCACACTTTACTTCAGTCGG CATGGCGAGAGCGAGTACAACGTTCTCGGAAAAGTTGGAGGCGACGCGGACCTTTCCCCGCGGGGCTATCAGTACGCGGATAGTTTAGCCGAGTACGTCAACGGTACTTTGGGTAACACTCCGGGATTCAAACTATGGACTTCTTGTTTGAAACGCACCATTCAAACGGCTAAAAACATTGAAGCTCCTCGAGAACATCTGGATGCGCTTAATGAACTCGATACTGGCGTTTGTGACGGACTCACTTACGAAGAGATTGCTGAACGCTATCCAATCGAGTTTGCTGCTCGCGACGACGACAAATTTCATTATCGTTATCCAGAAGGCGAATCTTATTTTGATCTGCTCCTTCGCGTCAAGCCTGTCCTGGACCGGCTGAAGGTCGAAAACAATGTTCTGGTGATCGCACACCAAGCAGTTCTGCGCTGCCTTTTGGCAGCCTTGctcaaaaaagatgaaaaagaactgCCCTACATCCATACACCACTCCATACAGTGATGCGACTGTCGTTTAAACCTGCCGATGGCGGTTGCCATCTGGACCTTATCCCGCTGAGCATCGAATGTGTCGAAACGCACAGAGCCAAACCCGAG AATTGCAGTCTCACACGAACGGCTGAGGAGGCCTGTGTTACAGTTCCTGCCCATTTCTAA
- the LOC124209645 gene encoding nuclear fragile X mental retardation-interacting protein 1-like isoform X1, producing the protein MALPNPFAFGAVPKPSFTHLSSPKNQSLNPGPGLPQAPQPQYSSVSVTRTQLNDTKHTNFGFQKNGFQSSQYQSFSCDRCDRSFRSQELLDSHIAEHIPCGINGCPFVAHPKIVEKHIQMQHETGLADQIMRLNTPEEIQKWREERKNRFPSTANVARRQAEQKEKLERGEVLYEPKKRFAKGRNERGQGEKGKGWDARRNQNKKNKRQETDETRCDTQQVISEFSQKLLLANETKSFNTTKTHEATMVQVKKELSDGELDSDNEGEKAKAAAIPGSNALAHLMTYASDSEEEGAVLDAKKPKLVSEESEKNVKNVEKEKAEHLTKPSKQAKRRKKAKAQKNIPDVPAIKELIRPKRLTLLQKLLQGEILHERNVILQCVHYIVQQNFFGFDEGNMPRTITVAAEVKDTSSSQTNNPLVKIEL; encoded by the exons ATGGCTTTACCCAATCCATTTGCTTTTGGAGCAGTTCCCAAACCGAGTTTTACTCACCTTTCTTCACCAAAGAATCAATCTTTAAATCCTGGGCCTGGATTACCACAAGCACCTCAACCTCAATATAGCAGTGTCAGCGTGACAAGAACGCAACTTAACGATACGAAACACACCAATTTTGGTTTCCAAAAGAACGGTTTTCAAAGCTCACAATATCAATCATTCTCATGTGATCGATGTGACCGCTCATTTAGATCTCAAGAACTTTTGGATTCTCATATAGCTGAACACATTCCTTGTGGAATAAATGGCTGTCCGTTTGTAGCCCATCCTAAAATCGTGGAGAAGCACATTCAAATGCAGCATGAAACAGGCCTTGCTGATCAAATTATGAGACTCAACACGCCAGAAGAGATACAAAAGTggagggaggaaagaaagaa tCGATTTCCCTCAACTGCTAATGTTGCACGACGACAGGCtgaacagaaagaaaagttagAAAGAGGAGAAGTCCTTTATGAacctaaaaaaagatttg CCAAGGGTAGAAATGAAAGAGGGCAAGGtgagaaaggaaaaggatGGGATgcaagaagaaatcaaaacaagaaaaacaagagacAAGAAACAGATGAAACTAGATGTGATACTCAGCAAGTTATATCAGAATTTTCACAAAAGCTTCTTCTagcaaatgaaacaaagtCATTCAACACCACAAAAACTCACGAAGCAACAATGG tacaagtaaaaaaggaacttAGTGATGGCGAATTAGATTCGGATAACGAAGGAGAAAAGGCGAAAGCCGCGGCAATTCCTGGTAGCAATGCCCTAGCTCATTTGATGACCTATGCTTCCGattctgaagaagaaggagcag TTTTAGATGCTAAGAAACCAAAATTGGTTTCagaagaaagtgaaaagaatgtaaaaaatgttgaaaaagaaaaggcagaaCATTTAACTAAACCATCTAAACAAGCCAAACGTCGAAAGAAGGCGAaagcacaaaaaaacataccaGATGTTCCTGCGATTAAAGAACTCATTCGTCCTAAAAGACTGACACTTTTGCAAAAG CTATTGCAAGGGGAAATTTTACATGAACGTAACGTTATCCTCCAATGCGTGCATTACATTGTCCAACAGAATTTCTTCGGCTTTGATGAAGGAAACATGCCACGTACAATAACAGTTGCGGCGGAAGTGAAAGACACATCTTCCTCTCAAACAAATAATCCGTTAGTTAAAATTGAGTTGTAA
- the LOC124209089 gene encoding 2-amino-3-carboxymuconate-6-semialdehyde decarboxylase-like: MKIDIHTHILPKTWPNLAERYGYGGFVQLEHDADNGETAKMMKDGKLFRVVEKNCWDIESRIADMEKFKVSVQVLSTVPVMFSYWAKAADALDLSKILNDDLAGMVNKYPSKFVALGTVPMQDPLLAAEEIKRCVVDLGMSGIQIGSHINNWNLDAPELIPVWKTCEDLKCSVFVHPWDMPSLDGRHSKYWMPWLVGMPMETTTAICSMVMGGVLHNFPGLKVCFAHGGGSYPFTIGRIEHGYKVRPDLCATNCSRSPREFCGKFYTDSLVHDSNALRMLLDVIGKDRVMLGTDYPFPLGELEPGSLIESMDDLGYLKEKLLYENAMEFLNVDRSRFEN, from the exons ATGAAAATCGACATCCACACTCATATTTTGCCGAAGACATGGCCCAACTTAGCTGAG CGCTATGGCTACGGTGGATTTGTACAACTGGAACACGATGCTGATAATGGAGAAACTGctaaaatgatgaaagatgGAAAGCTTTTCAGAGTTGTGGAGAAAAACTGCTGGGACATTGAATCTCGAATTGCTGACATGGAAAAATTCAAGGTTTCTGTCCAGGTGTTATCTACTGTACCTGTTATGTTCAGCTACTGGGCCAAGGCTGCAGATGCATTGGatttatcaaaaattttgaatgatgaCCTGGCTGGAATGGTCAATAAGTATCCTTCAAAGTTTGTTGCCCTTGGAACTGTCCCAATGCAAGATCCTCTTCTAGCAGCAGAGGAGATCAAGAGATGTGTAGTGGACCTTGGAATGTCTGGGATTCAGATTGGCTCACATATTAACAATTGGAATTTGGATGCCCCAGAATTAATTCCTGTTTGGAAA accTGTGAGGATTTAAAATGTTCTGTATTTGTACATCCTTGGGATATGCCTAGTCTGGATGGAAGGCATAGCAAATATTGGATGCCTTG GCTCGTCGGAATGCCAATGGAGACTACTACGGCAATCTGTAGTATGGTCATGGGAGGAGTTCTGCACAATTTCCCTGGTCTTAAAGTTTGTTTTGCTCATGGAGGCGGATCCTACCCTTTCACAATTGGAAGAATTGAACACG GCTACAAGGTAAGGCCAGATTTGTGCGCCACAAACTGTTCACGCAGTCCCCGTGAATTTTGTGGAAAATTTTACACAGATTCTCTTGTTCACGATTCAAATGCATTGCGTATGCTACTTGACGTCATTGGAAAG GACCGTGTCATGCTTGGAACCGATTATCCGTTTCCGTTGGGAGAGTTGGAGCCTGGTTCACTTATTGAATCCATGGACGATTTGGGGTATTTGAAG GAAAAGTTACTTTATGAAAACGCCATGGAATTTCTTAATGTCGATCGTTCGAGatttgaaaactaa